A segment of the Gallus gallus isolate bGalGal1 chromosome 17, bGalGal1.mat.broiler.GRCg7b, whole genome shotgun sequence genome:
CTGTGACTCTGTGTTGGTccataattaaaataaagaaccTGAGCTAGAGGTGAAGGGTAGAGATGGTGGTGGGAAGGATGGCATCAGTGCTACGTGAGATGCTGAGGAAAAGAGTTggtgcactgcaaaggaaaggaaaaagccttcaTTCCCATCACCTGCCTCAGCAAATGACCCCACTGGCACCTTGTGTCAGAGCTTTAATTGAGAGCCCATTGAGATCCTACAGCATGTTCAGTATTTCTGATAGTATTTTTATTGCTGGTATTTCAAGTAGTGCCCGGGAGCCCCACTGGCGACCTGTGCTCATTGACAAGAGAACAGACAGGAAATGTCAACTTGTCACAGGGCTTACAGTGTCCTCCAAACCAAAAGATCAGCCTCCAGTGAGAGTGAACAACAAGCTTTTATTCAAAAGGTGTTTTTGTGGCAAAGCTGATCAAATAGATCATTGTGAAAGATCCTTTGAGAAAACTGGGCACGGTTCTATGCCTTTCCCTCTTCACTTTCTACTCTTCTACCCCACAGTTTTCTCATGGCACTCTTTACTTCTTTATTCCTCAGTGTATAGATGAGGGGGTTCAACATGGGGGTAATGATGGTGTAAAACAGCGCCACGATCTTGTCCTCTGAGAGATCACTGGATGGGCGTATGTAGGTGAATGTGCATGGCCCGAAGAACAGAACCACCACAGTGATGTGGGAGCCACAGGTGGAGAGTGCCTTGCGCCATCCTTCAGATGTTTGACTTCTCAAGGAGATCAAGATCACCGTGTAAGACGCAACCAGGATGAAGAAAGAGCTCAGAGTTATCATCCCACTGTTGGCGATGACGCTGACGCTGACAGTGTAGGTGTCAGTGCAGGCCAGCCGTAACAGGGGGTGGACATCGCAGAAGTAGTGGTCAACTTTGTTAGGGCCACAAAAGGGGAGCCGAGCGGTGAGAAAAGTCTGCACGGCAGAGTGCACACAGCCTCCCAGCCATGAGCCCACCACCATGCAGCTGCACGCGCGCCTGGTCATGAGCGTGGTGTAGTGCAGAGGTCTGCAGATGGCCGTGTAGCGATCATAGGCCATCACTGTGAGGATGAAGATCTCCGTGCAGCCAAAGAAATGGACCCAAAAGAGCTGTGCTATGCAGCCCACAAAGgagatggttttgtttttgacaaGGAAATCAGCAATCATTTTGGGAGCTGTGACAGAAGAGTAACAGATGTCTAAAAAGGACAAGTGGcagaggaagaagtacatgggggaGTTCAGATGTTGGCTGCTAATCACAGTGACAATAATGAGCAGATTTCCTGCCACGTTAATTGTATAGAAGCAAAGAAACATCACAAAGTACACCTCCTGCACACCTTGACTCTCAGAGAGGCCGATGAGAATGAACTCCTTCACACCGCTTGCATTCCCTGCGTCAGTCAGTTGGGCAGCCATACGCAACACACAGCCTGTGCAcatggaaaagcaaggacaagTGATTTGTCATCATTGTCATCATTGTCATCACTAATAATGAATTCTGAACCAGAGGCTAGGAAACAAATAGGATTACTGTTAACCCtacaaaataattgctttccccattttttcccctgagtATTTCATTCTCCTTGAGTGAAACTTCGGCCCCGGCTGTCTCCGTGCTCCTTCATCCTGATCCTTTGGGGTTGTGAAGGACTGAGCCTACATTGTGCTACAGGGAGGATAGTGTGAGGCACAATAAGGGTGTAGGACAGGATGTTTTCCCCCATTATAGACCAAGGTTATGATTACAACCCTTGTAAGAAGAATGCCTTCATGAGGACCTGGAAATATCACTTGgaatactgatttattttgtaagTATAAATGATTTTGATTTGTTGTTTATAAGGGAAATGAAActacacacaagaaaaaaaaatctcccttaCATATAcacattttggggaaaaaaattacaatgtCATGGGCTGAAACAATGAGTTCTGGGGAAGTTATCTGTCATGgagaaaacatcaaaaaattTCTTTAGTCACCACTTCAGTATTTATCTTACTCAAAATCTCAGTATTTATCTTGCTGCCGTGCTACCTGGCGAGGAAGGAGGATGAAAGGATCATTTCAAACCATCTgtcccagcactgtgtgcatTTCACCTATTGCTAAGTTCTGATGTGCTCTGGAGGGCATTATTGCAGGTTCACGTCTGCTTAATGCAGCTTATCTAGAAGGTGGTCAGGACAGATCCGTCTGTagaggcagagtggctgaacTGGAGTCCTCTACAGAACCAGTTCTTTTTCCACTGACCAGGAGGGGTTCAACTGAATGTCCGTCGCCTGGTAAAGTTAACTTCAGAGAAATAACCATTTTCATATCCTGGAAGTCACCCACTGGAAGTCACTAATGTCACTCTATTATTTGTGTTGTGGTTGAATTCCATACTCATAGGCATCTGTAAGTCTCTGCAGTTTCTCTTTCCAGAACGTGGGGCTCCTTTGCTTCAGTTGGTTCCAACCATTTCCCCCCAGTAGTAAAGAAGTAAActtaaaaaagaagtaatggctttaaaaagCCATTAATATTTCCAGCTCCATCAGAGTTCCTTTAGCCCTGGAAAGCAGTAGATGCAAACTCTTCATGGAATTCACCCAGAAATAGGCACTCTTGAAAGTAAAATACTGCCTAAATAGGATGCTGTTTAGTTTGCTGACATGCCTAAGTCAACTGGTGTTCAAAATGGCCATTACACATCTTGGCCAACGAAACCACAGTCGGTTCTCCCTGAGTGTGCAGATGATCCCTGAGCAGAGAACAACGTGAAGTGATGCAGTGAACTCAaactctgcagcagcactttaACATTACGGCAGAATCAGAAATGACAAATTCAGTAGAGGATTCCCGAAAGTTATGTCTTACCCCTTCAAGAATCTTTTCCAGGACTTCACTGGTGTATGATATAATTCCACCACCTGcaacatgaaataaatacaacatGGAACTGCTAATGTTTCAGAAAGGATTAAAATTTTTTACCTTCTCCTTATTGCATGCATTCTTCCCTTAAACCTTATGTGGTTCAAGgacaacaaaagaacaaaacccaaatgATCTGAGCAGGGTTGCAGAACTAGCCCTGCATGTGCATGGCTCTGGTGGCAGAGAGTTAATAACTGTTgtgaaaattgctttttgtgttttcacatttgttcaagagaaagggaaaaaggggaaagaagggaagggagaagggggaagaaaaaggggaaggagATGT
Coding sequences within it:
- the OR4S2 gene encoding olfactory receptor 4S2-like; translated protein: MAAQLTDAGNASGVKEFILIGLSESQGVQEVYFVMFLCFYTINVAGNLLIIVTVISSQHLNSPMYFFLCHLSFLDICYSSVTAPKMIADFLVKNKTISFVGCIAQLFWVHFFGCTEIFILTVMAYDRYTAICRPLHYTTLMTRRACSCMVVGSWLGGCVHSAVQTFLTARLPFCGPNKVDHYFCDVHPLLRLACTDTYTVSVSVIANSGMITLSSFFILVASYTVILISLRSQTSEGWRKALSTCGSHITVVVLFFGPCTFTYIRPSSDLSEDKIVALFYTIITPMLNPLIYTLRNKEVKSAMRKLWGRRVESEEGKA